The genomic window AATTACCATCTTCCGCTGCTGATGGGTATGGTAAACCATTCTTCGATGTATTCAAAGAAGCAGGATTTGACTTCTACCAAATTGATAAAGGAATGTTCGCTCCTGCAGAAGTAGTAATCAATGATTTAACTACTGGTAAAATTTACAAAGAAGGATTTGTTAACGCAGATTTACTTAAAAAATCCTTCGGTGTTGATGAATAGAGTTAATTCTATTCTTTCTTTCTTTTTTTTAAAATTTTCACTTTATATTAAATATTATTAAACTAAAATTATCATTAACCCTAAATGTGATGTTTTTTTTTTGTTAGAATTGAGCAATAGGTAAAATGTGGCTTTAGGTGAATTTTAGTATTTCATGTATGTTATCTACTTAATTTTAAAAATTTTTCAATAAATTTTTAAATGATAATTGATATATATTTTATCATTCTATATAGAATAACTATTTAAATTATTAATTATGGAGATGTATAAAATGGCAGATTTAAAAGGTACAAAAACCGAAGCAAACTTACAAGCAGCTTTTGCTGGTGAGTCCCAGGCACATACTAAATACCAATACTTTGCTGCAAAAGCAAAAGAAGAAGGATATGTTCAAATCCACGATATTTTCATGGAAACTTCCAAAAACGAAAGAGAACATGCAAAAATCTGGTATAAACTTTTACATGATGAAGAAATTCCAGACACTATTGAAAACTTAAATGCAGCAGCAGATGGTGAAAACGAAGAATGGACTGCTATGTACAAAGAATTCGCAGAAACTGCTAAAGAAGAAGGTTTCCCAATGATTGCATTCTTATTTGAAAAAGTAGGTGCAATCGAAAAAGAACACGAAGAAAGATACAGAACCTTACTTGCTAACGTTGAAAACGATACTGTATTCAACAAAGAAGAAGAAATTGAATGGAAATGTGAAAACTGTGGATTTGTTTTCTCAGGACCTAACGCTCCTGAAAAATGTCCTGTATGTGGACTTCCTAAAGCACATTTCGAAGAAAGAGCTACTAACTTTAAATAAGCTCTCTTTTTTTTATTTTTTTTTAGTTACTAACTACTCACCAAATATTTAAATAGTCTTTTAAAATATATTTTAATTTAGAGGTTGATATTATGGCAGATTTAAAAGGATCAAAAACTGAAGAAAATTTAAAAGCAGCACTTGCTGGTGAATCTCAAGCACGTGTAAAATATGAATTTTACGCTTCTCAAGCTAAAAAAGACGGTTATGTGGAAATAAAAGAAATTTTCCAGGAATCATCAGACAATGAAAAAGAACATGCAAAAATTTGGTTTAAATTATTGAATGGTGGAAAAGTACCTGACACTTTAAGCAATCTTGCAGATGCAGCAGCAGGTGAACACGAAGAATGGACTTCCATGTATAAAGGATTTGCAGAAACTGCACGTGAAGAAGGCTTTGATGATATAGCAGACTTATTCGATGCTGCAGGTGCTACCGAAAAAGCACACGAAGACAGATACAATGCATTATCTGATAAAATTAAAGCTGATAAAGTATTCAAAAAAGACGAAGAAATCGCATGGAAATGTAACAATTGTGGATACATCCATTATGGTAAAGAAGCTCCTGAAGTTTGCCCATTATGCGATCACCCACAAGCACACTTTAGAAAACAGGATACTAGTTACATCTAGATTCTTTTTTTCTTATTTTTCTTTTTTTTTTCAATGCTGTCAAGCTAAGATTTTTTGATTTTTTAAAAGCTGTCTTGGATATTTGATTTGCATTTTTTATGATAATATTTCTTTTTATCTCTTTCTTCA from uncultured Methanobrevibacter sp. includes these protein-coding regions:
- the rbr gene encoding rubrerythrin, producing MADLKGTKTEANLQAAFAGESQAHTKYQYFAAKAKEEGYVQIHDIFMETSKNEREHAKIWYKLLHDEEIPDTIENLNAAADGENEEWTAMYKEFAETAKEEGFPMIAFLFEKVGAIEKEHEERYRTLLANVENDTVFNKEEEIEWKCENCGFVFSGPNAPEKCPVCGLPKAHFEERATNFK
- the rbr gene encoding rubrerythrin, which codes for MADLKGSKTEENLKAALAGESQARVKYEFYASQAKKDGYVEIKEIFQESSDNEKEHAKIWFKLLNGGKVPDTLSNLADAAAGEHEEWTSMYKGFAETAREEGFDDIADLFDAAGATEKAHEDRYNALSDKIKADKVFKKDEEIAWKCNNCGYIHYGKEAPEVCPLCDHPQAHFRKQDTSYI